From the Synechococcus sp. MU1617 genome, the window CCCACAAAGGTGGGAACGGCGCTGACCTGGTTCACCCGCTCGCCCGCTTCCACCCGCTGCAGCACATCCACGATGTGCTGGTAATCGCCGGTGCCCACGATCGCTTTGGCCTCGGGGATCGACTCCAGCAACTCCTCCTGGAAATGCTGGGCCAGGCATCCCGCAATGATCAGTTCCTTTCCTTGTTCCGCTAGTCCCACAAGGGTGCGCACCGATTCCTCGCGGGCGTCCTGGATGAAGCTGCAGGTGTTCACGACCACTACGGCGGCATTGCTCTCATCGGTGCTGACGCCGTAGCCCGCTTCCGCCAGCAGCCCCACCATGTGTTCGGTGTCCACTCGATTCTTCTCGCAGCCCAGGTGGGCGAAGGCGACCGTCGGTTTCGTCGGGGTGCTTGTCATCACGTCGCCGGCAGGCCAAAGATCAGCCTACGAAGCGGCCTGATTACTCCAGAACTGACAGAATCCGATCACTTGAAGATCAAGGATGGGCACCACCCGTCTCGTTAGCCGTCGCCGCCAGGATTCCGGCGCCAAATGGGCTCGCATCGCCATGGCGGTGCTGGCCACCGCGGGGCTGATCGACACCGGTTCGATCACCCTGAAGCGATGGGGTTTGCTCGGCAATCTCACCTGTCCGATGGGTGCCGACGGTTGCGACAAGGTGCTCAACAGCGCCTGGGGGACGGTCTTCGCCGGGATTCCGTTGTCGATGGTGGGGGTGCTGGCCTACGGCGCCGTGCTGCTGATGGCGTTGCTGCCCTTGTTGCCAGGCTTGCAGGAAAACAAGAGCGACCTGTCACGCCGCACCTGGTGGGGCTTGTTCACGGTTTCCCTGGCCATGGCTGTCTTCAGCGGTGTGCTGCTGGGGGTGATGTTGCTCAAGATTCAGGCCTTCTGTTTCTTCTGCGTTCTCTCCGCTGGGCTTTCCCTGGCCCTGTTCGTACTTTCCATCGTTGGTGGCGGTTGGGACGACTTGGGGCAGCTGCTGTTTCGCGGCGTTCTTCTGGCCCTGGCGGTGCTGTTGGGGGGCTTGATCTGGGCGTCAGTGGTGGATCCGAATCGGCCCGAGACCGTGGCCACCGGATCCGGCGTCTCACCTGTTGTCACCACCGAGAGCACGCCAGCTTCGATTGCCTTGGCTGAGCACCTCACCAGCAGCGGCGCAGTGATGTACTCCGCCTACTGGTGCCCCCACTGCCATGAACAGAAGGAATTGTTCGGCAAGGAGGCCTCCGATCAGCTGAAGGTGGTGGAGTGTGCGCCGGATGGTGAGAACAACCAGGCCGACCTTTGCCGCAGCAAAGGATTGGAGGGTTTCCCCAGCTGGGAGATCAACGGCAGCATTGATTCCGGGGTGAAAGGGCTCGACGCCCTGGCGGAACTCAGCGGCTACAAGGGCGACACCGACTTCTGAATCAGGGAGGCTCTTAGTCCCGGACGGCACGGGTAACGATGCCCCGCTGCCGTTGCTGCCGGGAATGCTGCATCCATTGCGGCAGCGGGGCGGGAGCATCACTGCGGTAGTGGCCTCCTCGGCTTTCTTCGCGAAACATGCAGGCCTCCAGCATCAGACGG encodes:
- a CDS encoding vitamin K epoxide reductase family protein codes for the protein MGTTRLVSRRRQDSGAKWARIAMAVLATAGLIDTGSITLKRWGLLGNLTCPMGADGCDKVLNSAWGTVFAGIPLSMVGVLAYGAVLLMALLPLLPGLQENKSDLSRRTWWGLFTVSLAMAVFSGVLLGVMLLKIQAFCFFCVLSAGLSLALFVLSIVGGGWDDLGQLLFRGVLLALAVLLGGLIWASVVDPNRPETVATGSGVSPVVTTESTPASIALAEHLTSSGAVMYSAYWCPHCHEQKELFGKEASDQLKVVECAPDGENNQADLCRSKGLEGFPSWEINGSIDSGVKGLDALAELSGYKGDTDF